The following coding sequences are from one Halococcus hamelinensis 100A6 window:
- a CDS encoding PrkA family serine protein kinase → MSGETNTLEALSEEYRASIPTDLRTTQTFQWYLDTVREEPPIARNAHQRVADMFDFYGTEYDEDTGIVEYHLATEDPLSGGENTFFGREIHESIHEFVNKAKSGARGLGPERRIKLLLGPVGSGKSDFDRQVRRYFEDYTLREEGRMYTFRWTNLCDVIADQDPADDVVRSPMNQDPLVLLPLDQRNRVVAELNERIDAPYTIENEQALDPASEFYMDRLLAYYDDDLQQVLENHIEVVRLTADENKRQAVETFEPKDKKNQDETELTGDVNYSKIAVYGESDPRAFDYSGAFCNANRGIFSGEELLKLQREFLYDFLHATQEMTIKPKNNPRMDIDQVIVGRTNMPEYKEKKGDEKMEAFNDRTKRIDFPYVLQYEEEANIYRKMLQNADVPDVHVEPHTLEMAGLFGVLTRIEEPDSGTVDVLQKAKAYNGEIDEVDDVDVKKLREEAAGTAEIGEGMEGVSPRFIGDEIAEAIMDSMHRSRGFLSALTTFNHLEGNLENHGSIAEDLFETYYRYLERVREEYRERAIEDVRHALAYDLDEIQRQGEKYMDHVMAYIDDDTVEDELTGREQGPDETFLRSVEEKLDLPEDRKDDFRQEVSNWVSRRAREGDTFNPQDNDRLRRALERKLWEDKKHNINFSALVSSGEMDDEERSAWIDALREQGYSEGGAKEVLEFAGAEVAKAEMEG, encoded by the coding sequence ATGTCAGGCGAAACCAACACGCTCGAAGCACTCAGCGAGGAGTACCGGGCATCGATACCGACCGACCTCCGGACGACCCAGACCTTCCAGTGGTATCTCGACACGGTCCGCGAGGAGCCGCCGATCGCGCGCAACGCCCATCAACGCGTCGCGGATATGTTCGATTTCTACGGCACGGAGTACGACGAGGACACCGGGATCGTCGAGTACCACCTCGCAACCGAGGATCCGCTGAGCGGTGGCGAGAACACCTTCTTCGGTCGCGAGATCCACGAGTCGATCCACGAGTTCGTCAACAAGGCGAAATCCGGGGCCCGCGGGCTGGGCCCCGAACGCCGGATCAAGCTCCTGCTCGGCCCCGTCGGGTCGGGTAAATCCGACTTCGACCGGCAGGTCCGGCGCTACTTCGAGGATTACACCCTCCGCGAGGAGGGCCGGATGTACACCTTCCGGTGGACCAACCTGTGTGACGTGATCGCCGACCAGGACCCCGCCGACGACGTGGTCCGGAGCCCGATGAACCAGGATCCCCTCGTCCTCTTGCCGCTCGACCAGCGAAACCGGGTGGTAGCCGAGCTGAACGAGCGGATCGACGCACCCTACACGATCGAGAACGAGCAGGCGCTCGACCCCGCCAGCGAGTTCTACATGGACCGGTTGTTGGCCTACTACGACGACGACCTCCAGCAGGTGCTCGAAAACCACATCGAGGTGGTCCGGCTGACCGCCGACGAGAACAAACGTCAGGCGGTCGAGACCTTCGAGCCGAAGGACAAGAAGAACCAGGACGAGACCGAACTGACCGGTGACGTCAACTACTCGAAGATCGCCGTCTACGGCGAGTCGGACCCCCGCGCCTTCGACTACTCGGGCGCGTTCTGTAATGCGAATCGTGGTATCTTCTCCGGTGAGGAACTCCTCAAACTCCAGCGCGAGTTCCTCTACGACTTCCTGCACGCGACCCAGGAGATGACCATCAAGCCGAAGAACAACCCCCGGATGGACATCGACCAGGTGATCGTGGGGCGGACCAACATGCCCGAGTACAAGGAGAAGAAGGGCGACGAGAAGATGGAGGCGTTCAACGACCGTACGAAGCGGATCGACTTCCCCTACGTGCTCCAGTACGAGGAGGAGGCCAACATCTACCGGAAGATGCTCCAGAACGCCGACGTGCCCGACGTCCACGTCGAACCACACACCCTCGAGATGGCGGGGCTGTTCGGGGTGCTCACCAGAATAGAGGAGCCCGACTCCGGTACCGTGGACGTCCTCCAGAAGGCGAAGGCCTACAACGGCGAGATCGACGAGGTTGACGACGTCGACGTCAAGAAGCTCCGTGAGGAGGCCGCGGGGACCGCCGAGATCGGCGAGGGGATGGAGGGGGTCTCGCCACGGTTCATCGGCGACGAGATCGCCGAGGCCATCATGGACTCGATGCACAGAAGCCGGGGGTTCCTCTCGGCGCTGACGACGTTCAACCACCTGGAGGGCAACCTCGAGAACCACGGCTCGATCGCCGAGGACCTCTTCGAGACCTACTACCGCTACCTCGAACGCGTTCGCGAGGAGTACCGCGAGCGAGCGATCGAGGACGTCCGGCACGCGCTGGCCTACGACCTCGACGAGATCCAGCGCCAGGGCGAGAAGTACATGGACCACGTCATGGCCTACATCGACGACGACACCGTGGAGGACGAACTCACCGGGCGTGAACAGGGCCCCGACGAGACGTTCCTCCGTTCGGTGGAGGAGAAACTCGACCTGCCCGAGGATCGGAAGGACGACTTCCGTCAGGAGGTCTCGAACTGGGTGTCGCGGCGAGCGCGCGAGGGCGACACGTTCAACCCGCAGGACAACGACCGCCTCCGGCGGGCCCTGGAGCGAAAACTCTGGGAGGACAAGAAGCACAACATCAACTTCTCGGCGCTGGTGTCGTCGGGCGAGATGGACGACGAGGAGCGGAGCGCGTGGATCGACGCCCTCCGCGAACAGGGCTACTCCGAGGGTGGCGCGAAGGAGGTGCTCGAGTTCGCCGGGGCCGAGGTCGCGAAAGCAGAGATGGAGGGCTGA